Proteins from a genomic interval of Treponema brennaborense DSM 12168:
- the deoD gene encoding purine-nucleoside phosphorylase: MSTHINAAEGRIADTVLLPGDPLRAKFIAEHFLENAECYNEVRGMYGFTGTYKGKRVSVQGTGMGQPSLSIYVNELFQFYGVQKAIRVGTCGAIHASTKIRDTILAASACTDSSLQLQRFGNLHFAPTANFDLLSAARTAAEKAGIKTLVGSVASSDLFYDENENWKLWAKFGVLGIEMEAAELYTLAAKFDRKALAILTVSDHIATGESTSAEERQTTFSNMIRIALDAGISV; encoded by the coding sequence ATGAGTACTCACATCAACGCTGCGGAAGGCCGGATTGCCGATACTGTTTTGCTGCCCGGTGATCCGCTGAGAGCAAAGTTCATTGCGGAGCATTTTTTGGAAAACGCCGAATGCTATAACGAAGTGCGCGGTATGTACGGTTTTACCGGTACGTATAAAGGCAAACGGGTTTCCGTGCAGGGAACGGGGATGGGACAACCGTCCCTTTCGATTTACGTAAACGAATTGTTTCAATTTTATGGAGTTCAGAAAGCGATCCGCGTGGGAACGTGCGGCGCGATACACGCGTCTACGAAGATCAGGGATACGATTCTTGCCGCGAGCGCCTGTACCGATTCGTCGCTGCAGCTGCAGCGGTTCGGCAATCTGCATTTTGCGCCGACGGCGAATTTCGACTTGTTGTCGGCCGCCCGAACGGCTGCCGAAAAAGCCGGCATCAAAACGCTGGTCGGTTCGGTTGCGTCGAGCGATCTTTTTTACGATGAGAACGAAAACTGGAAATTGTGGGCAAAATTCGGCGTATTGGGAATCGAAATGGAAGCCGCCGAATTGTACACGCTCGCCGCAAAGTTCGACCGCAAGGCGCTCGCCATTTTGACCGTTTCCGATCATATCGCGACGGGTGAATCCACGTCGGCGGAAGAGCGGCAGACGACGTTCTCGAACATGATCCGGATTGCGCTTGATGCGGGGATTTCCGTATAA
- the fusA gene encoding elongation factor G — MDFSTQQLRNVSIAGHGQTGKTALFEQLLFTGGAVAKPESVESGKTVSDCSSEEIQRKISIYASLAHLTWKNTLVNVWDTPGSSDFIGEVISAFRASEMTVMLVDARTGAQIETIKLWRDLDRRNKPRMLFVNKCEDDRADFAAASKDIHDKFNVEVCALTIPMGCGRSFAGVVDVLHGKAYAADGSAEKEMPIPAEYEEAYKTARGVLAGAAAEGDEDLLVKFIDEGELSAEEIIRGLKIAFANNRVVPAFAGSAARNSGTTALLDFIAEIAPDPSSVFETARNEAGETATVKISDGGSVSAQCVKTASDQFSGRLSYLKVVTGTLSADSELYNLTENRKEKIGKLYRCVGKKLEEIKSAAAGDVCIAVKLAVTKTSDTLSALPDAVPFVKLRHPEPVYSVAVSAKDKRDEDKMGEQLARAAEDDRTLAFRYNPETKQNVVSGMGELHIGIILDRVRAQSKITIDTAVPRIAYRETVQRKAQAEYTHKKQSGGHGQYARVVLSVEPLDRGANYQFTNAVFGGAISKGYIPGVEKGVKEAMEHGVLAGYPVVDTAVTVLDGKEHPVDSSEMAFKIAARNAFRDAMRNAGAILLEPVMNITVWVESKYLGDIMSDISGKRGRILGQTPLAGGIEEIRAQAPQSELLKYAIDLRSMTSGTGSFETAFSHYDPISGKLADEIIQAAKAFIQSAPEE; from the coding sequence ATGGATTTTTCTACCCAACAGTTAAGAAACGTTTCTATTGCCGGACACGGTCAGACCGGAAAGACCGCGTTGTTTGAACAGCTTCTTTTTACCGGCGGCGCCGTTGCAAAACCGGAATCCGTCGAATCGGGCAAAACGGTCAGCGACTGCTCGTCCGAAGAAATACAGCGCAAAATCTCGATATATGCATCGCTCGCCCATCTTACCTGGAAAAATACGCTCGTCAACGTGTGGGACACCCCCGGTTCTTCCGATTTTATCGGCGAAGTCATTTCCGCGTTCCGCGCCAGTGAAATGACGGTCATGCTCGTAGACGCCCGAACCGGCGCGCAGATAGAAACGATCAAATTGTGGCGTGATCTCGACCGGCGGAACAAGCCGCGTATGCTGTTCGTCAACAAGTGCGAAGACGACCGAGCCGATTTTGCCGCCGCTTCAAAAGACATTCACGATAAATTCAACGTTGAAGTCTGCGCGCTTACCATTCCGATGGGCTGCGGGCGTTCTTTTGCCGGAGTCGTCGACGTTCTGCACGGAAAAGCGTACGCGGCGGACGGTTCGGCGGAAAAAGAAATGCCCATCCCCGCCGAATACGAAGAAGCGTATAAAACCGCGCGCGGCGTTCTCGCCGGAGCCGCAGCTGAAGGCGACGAAGACCTGCTCGTCAAATTCATAGACGAAGGGGAACTTTCCGCCGAAGAAATCATCCGCGGACTCAAAATCGCGTTCGCAAACAACCGCGTCGTTCCGGCGTTCGCCGGCAGCGCGGCGCGGAATTCAGGAACCACCGCCCTGCTCGATTTTATTGCGGAAATCGCCCCCGACCCGTCTTCGGTATTTGAAACGGCACGGAACGAAGCGGGTGAAACGGCCACCGTAAAAATCAGCGACGGCGGCAGCGTGTCCGCTCAATGCGTCAAAACGGCGAGCGACCAGTTTTCCGGCCGGCTTTCGTATCTGAAAGTAGTCACCGGCACGCTGAGCGCGGACAGCGAACTGTACAATTTGACGGAAAACCGTAAGGAAAAAATCGGCAAACTGTACCGCTGCGTCGGCAAAAAACTTGAAGAAATCAAATCCGCCGCCGCCGGCGACGTCTGCATCGCAGTCAAACTTGCCGTAACCAAAACGAGCGACACGCTCTCCGCACTGCCGGACGCCGTACCGTTCGTCAAATTGCGCCATCCGGAACCGGTGTATTCCGTCGCAGTTTCGGCAAAAGACAAGCGGGATGAAGATAAAATGGGCGAACAGCTCGCACGAGCGGCGGAAGACGACCGCACGCTGGCGTTCCGCTACAATCCGGAAACCAAACAGAACGTCGTGTCCGGCATGGGGGAACTGCACATCGGCATCATACTTGACCGAGTCCGCGCACAGTCGAAAATCACGATCGACACCGCGGTGCCCCGGATTGCGTACCGTGAAACCGTGCAGCGCAAGGCGCAGGCCGAGTACACGCATAAAAAACAGTCCGGCGGTCACGGCCAATACGCACGCGTCGTGCTTTCGGTGGAACCGCTTGACCGCGGCGCAAATTATCAGTTCACCAACGCGGTTTTCGGCGGAGCGATTTCCAAAGGATACATTCCGGGTGTGGAAAAAGGCGTGAAAGAAGCCATGGAGCACGGCGTACTGGCAGGTTATCCGGTAGTGGACACCGCGGTTACCGTACTCGACGGCAAGGAACATCCGGTCGACTCTTCGGAAATGGCGTTCAAAATCGCCGCACGCAACGCGTTCCGCGACGCAATGCGAAACGCCGGCGCGATTCTGCTCGAACCGGTCATGAACATCACCGTTTGGGTTGAATCGAAATATCTGGGCGACATCATGTCCGATATTTCGGGAAAACGCGGCCGCATTTTGGGACAAACGCCTCTTGCAGGCGGAATTGAAGAAATACGCGCGCAGGCGCCGCAGTCTGAACTGCTCAAATACGCGATCGATCTGCGCTCCATGACCAGCGGCACCGGCAGCTTTGAAACGGCGTTCAGCCACTACGATCCCATATCGGGCAAACTTGCCGATGAAATCATACAAGCAGCGAAAGCCTTCATTCAGTCCGCACCGGAAGAATAA
- the purA gene encoding adenylosuccinate synthase, with the protein MNVVVIGAQWGDEGKGKIVDFLADDADAIVRYSGGANAGHTIVINGEQYALHLVPSGILYPGKVVFLGTGMVIDPEALFAELAMLKERGIEWEGRVFISERAHLVLPRYREMDKTRDAQRKKPIGTTGRGIGTTYSMKSERDGIRLADLQWNDKMAELEPEDRDFLAPYTERLLAMRVNLTAKMHELREANVLMEGAQGALLDLDSGTYPYVSSGMSCSAGAATGAGVGPRALDRILGVFKAYSTRVGNGPMPTEFDEQNQSELYQFVRDTGREYGVTTGRPRRCGYLDLVALRYACQANSIDGLVLTHLDIYDTLDEIEACVAYEIDGKLVTDFPASIEELNRAKPVLQQFSGWKASLKECRSYKKMPKAAREYVEFIESFTETPVDIISVGYERSETFIRRNPWKK; encoded by the coding sequence ATGAACGTTGTGGTTATCGGTGCCCAGTGGGGTGATGAGGGGAAGGGAAAAATCGTAGACTTTTTGGCCGACGACGCTGACGCGATCGTCCGCTATTCGGGCGGTGCGAACGCCGGTCATACGATCGTCATTAACGGCGAGCAGTATGCGCTGCATCTGGTTCCGTCCGGAATCCTGTATCCCGGTAAAGTTGTCTTTTTGGGAACCGGCATGGTTATTGATCCCGAGGCGTTGTTTGCGGAATTGGCAATGCTCAAGGAACGCGGAATCGAATGGGAAGGCCGCGTGTTCATTTCGGAACGCGCTCATTTGGTGCTTCCCCGTTACCGTGAAATGGATAAAACGCGCGACGCGCAGCGCAAAAAACCGATCGGAACGACCGGCCGCGGCATCGGCACAACGTATTCCATGAAAAGCGAACGCGACGGCATCCGCCTTGCCGATCTGCAGTGGAACGACAAAATGGCGGAACTTGAACCGGAAGACCGCGATTTTCTTGCACCGTATACGGAACGGCTGCTTGCGATGCGCGTGAACCTCACGGCTAAAATGCACGAACTCCGAGAAGCGAACGTGCTTATGGAAGGCGCGCAGGGCGCGCTGCTCGACCTCGATTCGGGAACGTACCCGTACGTTTCTTCCGGCATGTCGTGTTCCGCCGGAGCGGCAACGGGAGCAGGCGTCGGTCCGCGCGCGCTCGACCGGATTTTGGGTGTGTTCAAAGCGTATTCGACGCGCGTCGGCAACGGTCCCATGCCCACCGAATTCGACGAGCAGAATCAGAGCGAACTGTACCAGTTCGTGCGCGACACGGGCCGCGAATACGGCGTTACGACCGGACGGCCGCGCCGCTGCGGCTACCTCGATCTGGTTGCGCTGCGGTACGCGTGTCAGGCAAACTCGATCGACGGGCTGGTGCTGACGCACTTGGACATTTACGATACGCTTGACGAAATAGAAGCGTGCGTCGCGTATGAAATCGACGGCAAACTGGTAACGGATTTTCCCGCGTCGATTGAAGAACTCAATCGCGCCAAACCGGTGCTGCAGCAGTTCAGCGGCTGGAAAGCGTCGCTCAAAGAATGCCGCTCGTATAAGAAAATGCCGAAAGCTGCCCGGGAATACGTGGAATTCATCGAATCGTTTACGGAAACTCCGGTGGATATCATTTCCGTCGGATACGAACGCAGCGAAACCTTTATCCGCAGAAATCCTTGGAAAAAATAA
- the flgF gene encoding flagellar basal-body rod protein FlgF — protein sequence MVRGWYIGSSGMNAQQNRLDAISNNLANADTTAYKRDVTVSKSFPELLMRRMNDDGVYRTPFGSADAAPIVGKIGLGVETNELYTDFEQGSFKQTSSKADMALSGEGFFAVQTPAGERYTRNGNFMIGKEGILETKEGYPVLGENGYIRVNDDSFTVNPDGMIYSADDMELIDRFKVVRFDNERYLQKMGSSLYKNTDISGEAYIAEGKERPAFIQGYTETSNVNVVNEMVSMIEVNRAYEANQKTIQTEDTMMSTLWGKVALSR from the coding sequence ATGGTACGAGGTTGGTATATCGGTTCAAGCGGCATGAACGCCCAGCAGAACAGACTCGACGCTATTTCAAACAATTTGGCAAACGCGGACACAACCGCGTACAAACGCGACGTTACCGTAAGCAAATCGTTTCCCGAACTGCTGATGCGCCGCATGAACGACGACGGTGTGTACCGCACGCCGTTCGGTTCCGCGGACGCTGCACCCATCGTCGGAAAAATCGGCCTCGGCGTCGAAACGAACGAATTGTATACGGATTTCGAGCAGGGGTCATTCAAACAGACGTCGTCGAAGGCCGACATGGCGTTGAGCGGCGAAGGTTTTTTTGCCGTTCAGACTCCCGCCGGCGAACGGTACACGCGCAACGGTAATTTTATGATCGGCAAGGAAGGCATTCTTGAAACCAAAGAAGGCTACCCCGTTTTGGGTGAAAACGGTTATATCCGCGTAAACGACGATTCGTTTACCGTAAATCCCGACGGCATGATTTATTCGGCGGACGATATGGAACTGATAGACCGATTTAAAGTCGTCCGGTTCGACAACGAACGGTATCTGCAGAAAATGGGTTCCAGTTTGTACAAAAATACCGATATCAGCGGTGAAGCGTACATCGCCGAAGGCAAGGAACGTCCGGCGTTCATACAAGGATACACGGAAACGTCGAACGTGAACGTCGTCAACGAAATGGTTTCCATGATAGAAGTGAACCGCGCGTACGAAGCGAACCAGAAAACCATACAGACTGAAGACACGATGATGTCCACGTTGTGGGGCAAAGTGGCGCTTTCAAGATAA
- a CDS encoding type I phosphomannose isomerase catalytic subunit encodes MYKLRPFVSEKIWGYERWIVSTHPAGQSLAEGAGNDGTAVPLADAIGSYPLLIKVIQADQTLSVQVHPDDAYARVHERSLGKTECWYVLDAAPGTSLICGLTGTYTAQELRSAIAENRLEPYLRSVPVSKGDFIFIPAGLVHAINGGLRLLEVQESSDITYRLYDWGRGREVHVEKGLSVTKDLSSEPVNDFTGPFSCDYFSLERIDAGSGAVTVSCAENDFILFVLSGGGALACAGNRASCKAEDTFFCRAGETVAVPAGMSVMKIAAR; translated from the coding sequence ATGTATAAGCTGAGACCTTTCGTATCCGAAAAAATATGGGGTTATGAACGCTGGATCGTGTCCACGCATCCGGCGGGGCAGTCGCTTGCGGAGGGCGCCGGAAACGACGGAACCGCCGTACCGTTGGCCGACGCGATCGGCAGCTATCCGCTGCTGATTAAAGTGATTCAGGCCGATCAGACGCTGTCCGTTCAGGTGCATCCCGACGACGCCTACGCGCGCGTTCACGAACGGTCGCTGGGAAAAACCGAGTGCTGGTACGTGCTGGACGCCGCGCCCGGTACGTCGCTGATTTGCGGACTGACCGGAACGTACACTGCGCAGGAACTCCGTTCCGCTATTGCGGAAAACCGCCTCGAGCCGTATCTGCGTTCCGTGCCGGTTTCCAAAGGTGATTTCATTTTCATCCCGGCGGGATTGGTGCACGCGATCAACGGCGGTCTGCGCCTGCTTGAAGTGCAGGAGTCGAGCGATATTACGTACCGCTTGTACGATTGGGGACGCGGGCGTGAAGTCCACGTAGAAAAAGGGCTGTCGGTTACGAAGGATCTGTCGTCCGAGCCGGTGAACGATTTTACGGGGCCGTTTTCATGCGATTATTTTTCGCTGGAACGTATCGACGCCGGAAGCGGAGCCGTTACCGTTTCGTGTGCTGAAAACGATTTTATCCTGTTCGTGCTGAGCGGGGGCGGTGCGCTTGCCTGTGCGGGTAATCGCGCATCGTGTAAGGCGGAAGATACGTTTTTCTGCCGAGCCGGCGAAACGGTGGCGGTACCGGCGGGAATGTCCGTTATGAAGATCGCCGCGCGGTAA
- a CDS encoding rod-binding protein, which produces MSSVNGIFTGGSASVTNGQSAAQSARLQQETAGFQALVDSMRNAQADSAGGAAAQNPAAVPSAAFTSGKITEAGRLNGDYASSFAGTFTSEADKTARPSGAAANSAAAATAGSAKTIDKTSTLYEKSLELESYFVKIMLSSMRSTLGGTSLNGEEKSYAQNMYEDMLYDELASSMTKNAGFGLADQIYLQLI; this is translated from the coding sequence ATGAGTTCCGTAAACGGCATATTCACCGGCGGCAGTGCGTCGGTAACGAACGGTCAGTCGGCAGCACAGTCCGCCCGCCTGCAGCAGGAAACGGCGGGCTTTCAGGCACTCGTCGACTCGATGCGGAACGCGCAAGCCGATTCGGCCGGCGGCGCGGCGGCACAAAATCCGGCGGCCGTACCGTCTGCAGCTTTCACCTCAGGCAAAATCACCGAAGCCGGCCGGCTGAACGGCGACTACGCGTCGTCGTTCGCGGGAACGTTCACGTCAGAAGCGGACAAAACCGCACGTCCGAGCGGAGCTGCCGCCAACTCCGCGGCGGCAGCGACCGCCGGTTCGGCAAAAACGATAGACAAAACCAGCACATTGTACGAAAAATCGCTTGAACTCGAATCGTACTTCGTCAAAATCATGCTTTCCTCGATGCGCAGTACGCTCGGCGGCACGTCGCTCAACGGTGAAGAAAAAAGCTACGCCCAGAATATGTACGAAGACATGCTGTACGACGAACTCGCTTCGTCCATGACCAAAAACGCGGGATTCGGCCTTGCGGATCAAATCTATCTGCAGCTGATCTAA
- a CDS encoding SPFH domain-containing protein, whose product MYIVIALIVFILIVLIKNIRIVPQSQAFIIERLGGYLTTWDVGLHVKVPIIDRVANKVSLKERVLDFQPQPVITKDNVTMMIDTVIYFQITDPKLYTYGVENPMNAIENLSATTLRNIIGELELDGTLTSRDVINTRMRSILDDATDPWGIKVNRVEVKNIIPPESIQEAMEKQMRAERERRESILIAEGQKQSAILVAEGKKAATILEAEAQKEAAIRRAEGEAEAILAVQNATAEGLLKIKNVQADESLIRLRGLEAFEKAANGQATKIIIPSDIQNLAGIVTAVTELAKK is encoded by the coding sequence ATTTACATCGTTATCGCCCTGATCGTGTTTATCCTGATCGTGCTGATTAAAAACATCAGAATCGTTCCGCAGTCACAGGCGTTCATCATAGAACGGCTCGGCGGATATTTGACGACCTGGGACGTCGGACTGCACGTCAAGGTTCCGATCATCGACCGCGTCGCGAACAAAGTGTCGCTCAAGGAACGCGTGCTCGACTTTCAGCCGCAGCCGGTTATCACCAAAGACAACGTTACGATGATGATCGATACGGTCATTTATTTTCAGATTACCGATCCCAAACTGTACACGTACGGCGTTGAAAATCCGATGAACGCGATTGAAAACCTTTCGGCAACCACGCTGCGCAACATCATCGGCGAACTGGAGCTCGACGGCACGCTGACCAGCCGCGACGTTATCAACACCCGGATGCGCAGTATCCTCGACGACGCGACCGATCCGTGGGGTATAAAAGTGAACCGCGTGGAAGTCAAAAACATCATTCCGCCCGAATCCATTCAGGAAGCGATGGAAAAACAGATGAGAGCCGAGCGCGAACGCCGCGAATCGATTCTGATCGCCGAAGGACAGAAGCAGTCCGCAATCCTCGTTGCCGAAGGCAAAAAAGCGGCCACAATTCTTGAAGCCGAGGCACAGAAAGAGGCGGCTATCCGCAGGGCTGAAGGCGAAGCCGAAGCGATCCTCGCCGTACAGAACGCAACTGCGGAAGGATTGTTGAAAATCAAAAACGTTCAGGCCGACGAATCGCTGATACGGCTGCGCGGGTTGGAAGCGTTTGAAAAAGCCGCGAACGGTCAGGCGACCAAAATAATCATTCCGTCGGATATCCAAAATCTGGCGGGCATCGTAACGGCCGTTACCGAACTGGCAAAAAAGTAA
- a CDS encoding NfeD family protein, translated as MFDFIIKHLPWFWFGIAVVCTAIEAVTFGLTTIWFAAGALVMIFISFTPLPFAWQLLVFFILSGVLLGFTRPLAVKKLKVGKEKTNSESLIGKKALVVKRISEFEKGEVTVSGTVWTAQSADGSVLEEKTECVIDKIAGVTLVVKPVQE; from the coding sequence ATGTTCGATTTTATCATAAAACATTTGCCGTGGTTTTGGTTCGGCATCGCGGTCGTCTGCACGGCGATTGAAGCGGTTACGTTCGGGCTGACGACGATTTGGTTCGCCGCGGGAGCGCTCGTCATGATTTTCATATCGTTCACTCCGCTGCCGTTCGCCTGGCAGCTGCTCGTTTTTTTCATACTGTCCGGAGTGCTGCTCGGATTCACCCGGCCGCTCGCCGTCAAAAAGCTGAAAGTCGGAAAAGAGAAAACGAACAGCGAAAGCCTTATCGGTAAAAAAGCGCTGGTCGTCAAAAGGATTTCCGAATTTGAAAAAGGCGAAGTTACCGTAAGCGGAACCGTGTGGACGGCGCAGAGCGCGGACGGTTCCGTTCTGGAAGAAAAGACCGAATGCGTCATCGATAAAATAGCGGGAGTAACGCTCGTCGTCAAACCCGTTCAAGAATAA
- a CDS encoding AMP-binding protein has protein sequence MQTISDLGTYTFPALFRNTLLKFSECSALSMVHGTPITYRELNARVERAARLLYKNGFAPKQKFAVFSSGMPNWGAAYLAIVNNGGIAVPLLPDFTAGEVEAILRHAEVDGMFVSDRLYARIESLAPELLPVVIKLDDFSVLRGGRAPAETAAAEHAAADNAQAADESAAPLPDVPVAETDTASIIYTSGTTGRSKGVELSHKNLVWTAIQCQTIHRVNKLDRCLSFLPLSHVYEFTIGFAMQILNGSCVYYLEKPPTVSTLLPAFKLVRPTVVLSVPLIMEKIYKNKIVPTFTSKKLVARLYSIPLFRILMNRAAGKQLKKTMGGKIKFFGIGGAKVDPEVERFMKEARFPYAIGYGLTETSPLLAGSGPKETVPGTIGPVMEGVVMRILDPDPRTGIGEVIACGPNVMRGYYRDEALTEQAFTTAADSCGSGWFKTGDLGLLEKRKGRLWLSLKGRSKNMILGASGENIYPEDIEFILNQHPLVSESLVVEDGNGLVALVQLDEEKMKAEEKKRVAQPSAGKPAAGKPGLLPLPEVLQTAVENAAAAVSNAVEELKGDLLYKREEILSEIQFFINNKVNRISKIGKVESVAQFEKTASQKIKRYLYNLKHGTHSPEGAPAPQNLRDSDARDAADKNGN, from the coding sequence ATGCAGACGATTTCTGATTTAGGAACATACACGTTTCCGGCCCTGTTCCGGAATACGCTTTTGAAATTTTCCGAATGCAGCGCGCTTTCTATGGTACACGGAACTCCGATCACGTACCGGGAATTGAACGCGCGGGTCGAACGGGCGGCGCGGCTGCTGTATAAGAACGGTTTCGCGCCCAAGCAGAAATTTGCCGTTTTCAGTTCCGGAATGCCGAACTGGGGCGCCGCGTATTTGGCGATCGTCAACAACGGCGGCATCGCCGTTCCTCTTTTACCCGATTTTACGGCCGGAGAGGTTGAAGCGATCCTGCGTCACGCGGAAGTAGACGGTATGTTCGTCAGCGACCGCCTGTATGCGCGCATAGAATCGCTCGCACCGGAATTGCTGCCGGTCGTCATCAAATTGGACGATTTCAGCGTGCTTCGCGGCGGACGCGCACCGGCGGAAACTGCTGCGGCGGAGCACGCTGCGGCTGATAATGCTCAGGCGGCTGATGAGAGCGCCGCGCCCTTGCCCGACGTGCCGGTTGCCGAAACCGATACGGCTTCGATCATCTATACGTCGGGAACGACGGGGCGCTCCAAAGGAGTGGAACTGTCGCATAAGAATCTGGTGTGGACGGCAATTCAGTGTCAGACGATTCACCGCGTAAACAAACTCGACCGCTGCCTGTCTTTTTTGCCGCTGTCGCACGTGTACGAGTTTACCATCGGATTCGCGATGCAGATACTGAACGGCAGCTGCGTTTATTATCTTGAAAAACCGCCGACCGTTTCGACGCTGCTTCCCGCGTTCAAGCTCGTGCGTCCGACCGTCGTGCTGAGCGTGCCGCTTATAATGGAAAAGATTTACAAAAACAAAATCGTTCCGACCTTTACGTCGAAAAAACTCGTCGCCCGATTGTACTCGATTCCGTTATTCAGAATACTGATGAACCGAGCCGCCGGAAAACAGCTGAAGAAAACGATGGGCGGTAAAATCAAGTTTTTCGGTATCGGCGGGGCGAAGGTGGATCCCGAAGTCGAGCGGTTTATGAAAGAAGCGCGCTTTCCGTACGCGATCGGCTACGGACTGACCGAAACGTCTCCGCTGCTTGCCGGTTCCGGTCCGAAAGAAACGGTTCCGGGTACTATCGGGCCGGTGATGGAAGGGGTCGTGATGCGGATTTTGGATCCCGATCCCCGTACGGGAATCGGTGAAGTCATCGCGTGCGGGCCGAACGTAATGCGCGGCTACTATCGCGACGAGGCGCTGACGGAACAGGCGTTTACGACCGCCGCGGACAGCTGCGGTTCGGGCTGGTTTAAAACCGGCGATTTGGGTTTGCTTGAAAAGCGTAAAGGCCGTTTGTGGCTGTCGCTGAAAGGCCGCTCGAAGAACATGATTTTGGGTGCGTCCGGCGAAAATATTTATCCCGAAGACATCGAATTCATTTTGAATCAGCATCCGCTGGTTTCGGAGTCGCTCGTGGTTGAAGACGGCAACGGCTTGGTTGCGCTCGTTCAGCTTGATGAAGAAAAAATGAAAGCGGAAGAAAAAAAACGTGTCGCTCAGCCGTCTGCCGGAAAACCGGCCGCCGGAAAGCCGGGATTGCTGCCGTTACCCGAAGTGCTGCAGACTGCCGTTGAAAACGCCGCTGCGGCGGTAAGCAACGCGGTTGAAGAACTGAAAGGCGATTTGCTGTACAAGCGCGAAGAAATTCTTTCCGAAATCCAGTTTTTCATAAACAATAAGGTAAACCGGATTTCAAAAATCGGCAAAGTGGAATCCGTCGCGCAGTTTGAAAAAACGGCAAGTCAGAAAATAAAACGATATCTGTATAACTTGAAACACGGTACGCATTCGCCCGAAGGGGCGCCTGCGCCGCAGAATTTGCGTGATTCCGATGCGCGCGACGCGGCGGATAAAAACGGAAACTGA
- the flgG gene encoding flagellar basal-body rod protein FlgG, translated as MVRSLWTAATGMNGQQANIDAISNNLSNVNTTGYKQQRVEFEDLIYQNLKLAGTPATEDTVTPVGIQMGTGVKVGATQRIITQGSLQNTGVDTDMAVVGEGFFRVQQYDGSFAYTRDGSFKVDMNGQLVTSEGLRVMPEIILPEGYNLSTLTVSDDGRVTVKIAGNDDPLTVGQLELYRFPNAVGLEATGSNLFKVTNASGAAIAGRPGFDGMGVTKHKFLEMSNVSVVNEMVQMIVAQRAYEFSSKAIQTSDTMLSSAVNLKR; from the coding sequence ATGGTACGTAGTTTATGGACAGCCGCCACCGGCATGAACGGTCAGCAGGCGAATATCGACGCAATCTCGAACAATCTTTCAAACGTCAACACCACCGGCTATAAACAGCAGCGCGTCGAGTTTGAAGATTTGATTTATCAGAACCTGAAACTGGCGGGAACGCCGGCAACGGAAGACACCGTAACGCCCGTAGGTATTCAAATGGGTACCGGCGTCAAAGTCGGCGCCACGCAGCGCATCATCACGCAAGGTTCCCTGCAGAATACCGGCGTGGACACCGACATGGCGGTCGTCGGCGAAGGATTTTTCCGCGTTCAGCAGTACGACGGCAGTTTCGCGTATACCCGCGACGGTTCGTTCAAAGTGGACATGAACGGTCAGCTCGTAACGTCAGAAGGGCTGCGCGTAATGCCGGAAATCATCCTGCCGGAAGGATACAACCTTTCAACGCTCACCGTCAGCGACGACGGCCGCGTTACGGTCAAAATCGCCGGCAACGACGATCCGCTGACGGTCGGACAGCTTGAATTATACCGGTTTCCGAACGCCGTCGGCCTTGAAGCGACCGGCAGCAATTTATTCAAGGTAACCAACGCGTCGGGCGCAGCCATCGCCGGCCGGCCCGGATTCGACGGTATGGGCGTAACCAAACATAAATTTCTTGAAATGTCGAACGTGTCCGTCGTCAACGAAATGGTGCAGATGATCGTTGCCCAGCGGGCGTACGAGTTCAGCTCAAAGGCCATTCAAACCAGCGACACGATGCTGTCGTCCGCCGTCAACTTGAAACGGTAA